In Oncorhynchus keta strain PuntledgeMale-10-30-2019 unplaced genomic scaffold, Oket_V2 Un_contig_25531_pilon_pilon, whole genome shotgun sequence, one genomic interval encodes:
- the LOC127922389 gene encoding telomeric repeat-binding factor 1-like isoform X1 has translation MASSTLKWLEEECEIPQSGTRAIFPSLRFQNLGIKLSLIVSKRDTYHPFLLNFSWNRLLENIQTFLDRFLEKHPSDFLLQAATKVVKAGQETGEDSETREASYTTSQSSEHSKVNQETSVLMR, from the exons ATGGCTTCATCAACTCTCAAATGGCTCGAGGAGGAGTGTGAAATCCCACAG AGTGGCACTCGGGCTATATTTCCCTCCCTTCGTTTCCAGAACTTGGGAATCAAGCTGTCATTGATCGTGAGTAAGAGGGACACGTACCACCCGTTCCTGCTCAACTTCAGCTGGAACCGTCTGCTGGAGAACATACAGACCTTCCTGGATCGCTTCCTGGAGAAACACCCGTCGGACTTCCTGCTCCAG GCAGCCACTAAGGTGGTCAAGGCAGGCCAGGAGACGGGGGAGGATTCTGAGACTCGGGAGGCGTCATATACGACCAGCCAATCTTCTGAACACTCCAAAGT GAATCAGGAGACCAGTGTTCTTATGAGGTGA
- the LOC127922389 gene encoding telomeric repeat-binding factor 1-like isoform X2: protein MASSTLKWLEEECEIPQNLGIKLSLIVSKRDTYHPFLLNFSWNRLLENIQTFLDRFLEKHPSDFLLQAATKVVKAGQETGEDSETREASYTTSQSSEHSKVNQETSVLMR from the exons ATGGCTTCATCAACTCTCAAATGGCTCGAGGAGGAGTGTGAAATCCCACAG AACTTGGGAATCAAGCTGTCATTGATCGTGAGTAAGAGGGACACGTACCACCCGTTCCTGCTCAACTTCAGCTGGAACCGTCTGCTGGAGAACATACAGACCTTCCTGGATCGCTTCCTGGAGAAACACCCGTCGGACTTCCTGCTCCAG GCAGCCACTAAGGTGGTCAAGGCAGGCCAGGAGACGGGGGAGGATTCTGAGACTCGGGAGGCGTCATATACGACCAGCCAATCTTCTGAACACTCCAAAGT GAATCAGGAGACCAGTGTTCTTATGAGGTGA